From the genome of Haloplanus natans DSM 17983:
AGTATCTGTTGCTCCCGTACTTCCCGTACGCGACGCTGGAATTGCTCGAACACGGGAGTGCAATCCTGATTCTCGGTGGCCTCGTGGCGTTTTTCGTCGCTTTGACGCGGGACTAAGCAATGTCGGACCCGGATCTCGAATTGGCCTCTCGGCGGGAAATCTACCAGCGGATAGCCGATACGCCCGGAATTCACTTTCGCGCGCGCCTCGACGGTCTTGAGTACGCACAAGGGACACTCCAGTACCAGCTCAGGTGGCTCGCCGATGAAGACCTGATCGACGTCTCGGACGACGGCAAGTACACACGGTACTATCCGGCTGCCGAGTTCGACGAAGCCGATCGAACAGTAATGAACGCGCTGCGCCGGGAATACAGTCGCCGCATCCTCGCACATCTTCTCACAGACGCCCCGCTCTCGACAACCGAACTCAGCGACCGCCTCGACAAGGCGCAATCGACCGTCTCGTGGCATCTTTCGAAACTCGCCGAGGCCGACCTCGTCACCAAAGAGCGTGACGGCCGGAGTGTCGTCTACGAAGTCAGCGATCCTGATCGGGTAAAATACCTCTACACGGTTCACCGGCGCTCGTTCACAGACAAAGTCGTTGACCGTATCTTGGGCCTTTGGGACAGCTACTAGCTCGCCGCCGCGTTCGACGGGAGCCCTCGAAGCACCAACAGACGCAACAGGAGCACGTACACGAGAAACGCCACTGAGGGCCCCAGCAGGGGACGAATAAGTCCCGTCAGATCAGTCCCGATTGCGGCCGCGTGAATTGTCCCGAAGGCGAACCCAGCATACGCGAATGAGTGGACGACGCGTGGGCCCCAAGGGCGCTGGAAGCGTTTTGCGTCAGTAAAGCCAAGCACCGCGACGACAAGCATAAGCAGTGCCCCCGCACCGACGGCGATGCCGCCGAGAAAGTACGGAATCGAGTATGCCGGCGCTGGAACCTGTCCGGTGACGACGAACCACGCATCAAGGACACCGAGTCCCGCGTGTAGCAACGTGACGATCATCGCGAACACGGATAATTCGATATGGATTCGTTGAGCGGCCTCGTGGAGCATTCCAAACGACTCCGTGTTGTAGAGGATTCCCGTGAGAACTGCCAGATACAACGCCGGATACGTGACGAGTGCGGCACCTCGGTCGAGGAGCCAGACGAGCTGTGACATCACGATGCCCCCGTCGTTTCGACGACATCGGGACAGCCGTCCGCGTCCTGGAACCCGTTTTTCGTTTCCGGTCGTGTCGGACACGTATCCGCGGAGTCGTTGATACCATCACCATCGTAATCGGCTGGGGCCTGTCGCGTTGAAACGGTCTGGTCGACGAGGTCGCTTTGTTTTTGTTCGGTCGCTTGGGCGGCACGCACGTCTCCGATCTGCCAAAGAGCAGGGACAGCCACCACTAAGACGACCATCGCCACGACGGTGATTCGTTGCTTATGTGTCCAAGACATGTGTCTCAAAGCCATCTGTCGTATGGAAGACGCCATCGTGGATGATGAGCGCCTCTAGACCCTCCCAGTCCGATGCTAATTCGCGTGCCTTGGCAAGCGGGAGTGCCGCGAGGGTCGTCGCCAGGGCGTCGGCTTCCATACAGTCTCGGCGTGCCACGACGGTGACCGATTCATGGCGAGAGCCGAGCGATTCGGTGGTCGGATCGTAGACGTGGTCAGTGCCGTTTCGCGACCGTCGGTATCCGCCGGATGTTGCGACGTACCAGTCCGTGTCGAGGACCTTCAGCGGTGTGTCGTCACCGTACGGGCTCTCGATGGCGACCGGTCCCGTCGGTGGGGACATGTCACCGCCACCACTGACGAACCCACGTCGGCCGACGCCGCCGAGTGCCTCGCTGGCCCGATCAACGATGTACCCTTTGGCGAGGCCATTCAGGTCGAGTTCGACGTCGGTCGTGATGTGAGATCCGCTGGTTTGGACAGTTCCGGTATCGAACTCTGTTCGTAGTGTCTCACTATCACCACGCAGGAACGTTTTGAGATCGTGTTCGACGCGGCCCTGATGAATATCGAACACCCCGTCGGTCCGGTCGTTGTATTCGAATCCACGGCGAACGATTTGGGCAACGTGTTCGTTCCTGACTTCTCCTTCACGGTTGAGCTGGCTGACGGCACTCGCCGCATCGAAGGCGTTCAGCTGGGATTCGAGTGATTCAGCCGTTTTTCGGGCCGCAGTTGCCCCAGCCTGGGCCCGAATGCCCGTCGCCTGAATCCGAAACGCCGTGTCACAACACTCGAACTCGCGGTAGGTGTCCCCAAACCGTTCGTAGACCGATGCGAGCGATCCCATCATCTCGGTCACTCGTCCTCTTCGTGTTCTTCGTCCTCGTGTTCCTCTTCGTATTCTTCCTCGTCGTCTTCATCCTCGTCGTCTTCTTCATACTCCTCGTGTTCTTCGTCCTCGTATCCGGACTGTGTCTGGACTGCTGGGGTGAA
Proteins encoded in this window:
- a CDS encoding winged helix-turn-helix transcriptional regulator, whose amino-acid sequence is MSDPDLELASRREIYQRIADTPGIHFRARLDGLEYAQGTLQYQLRWLADEDLIDVSDDGKYTRYYPAAEFDEADRTVMNALRREYSRRILAHLLTDAPLSTTELSDRLDKAQSTVSWHLSKLAEADLVTKERDGRSVVYEVSDPDRVKYLYTVHRRSFTDKVVDRILGLWDSY
- a CDS encoding thrombospondin type 3 repeat-containing protein produces the protein MSWTHKQRITVVAMVVLVVAVPALWQIGDVRAAQATEQKQSDLVDQTVSTRQAPADYDGDGINDSADTCPTRPETKNGFQDADGCPDVVETTGAS
- a CDS encoding FAD:protein FMN transferase encodes the protein MMGSLASVYERFGDTYREFECCDTAFRIQATGIRAQAGATAARKTAESLESQLNAFDAASAVSQLNREGEVRNEHVAQIVRRGFEYNDRTDGVFDIHQGRVEHDLKTFLRGDSETLRTEFDTGTVQTSGSHITTDVELDLNGLAKGYIVDRASEALGGVGRRGFVSGGGDMSPPTGPVAIESPYGDDTPLKVLDTDWYVATSGGYRRSRNGTDHVYDPTTESLGSRHESVTVVARRDCMEADALATTLAALPLAKARELASDWEGLEALIIHDGVFHTTDGFETHVLDT